From Bradyrhizobium sp. AZCC 1610:
CGGTCCAACTAAAAAATGCTTCGATAGCCGAAAGGCCGAGCCATCTTGCCTCCGTGCGAAGGCGGTAGGCCGGAAAGGAGATTGTTTGCCAATCTCCGCCGCTCTCTGCCTTACCCGTCTTGACAACCCGTTCATCTTTCCGGGTTTCAGCCTCGTTCTCTTTCAGGCGATAACTATCGCGCAGGAATTCGAACCGGTCAAAAAGCGAGATGCTTTTATTGGTCACATTGACAGTGGACTCGTCGATTGCCTTAGCGGCTAACCAATCGAAAAACGGCCGTGCCGCTTTCACAGCCTTGTGGATGTGATTGACGATTTGCTGCGCACCCGCCTCGTCTTTCTCGATGTCTGCAGCGAAAACACCGACGCCAAACTTCCGGTGCTCGATCAGAAAGGCGCGCCCGTTGAACTCGATTGGGATCGACCACGCCAATTTCTCGAATCTTCCTAGATCGCGATAGTCGAGAAGGTCGACCAGAACGAAGTAGACGAGGTGGGGGGCCGGGAGATTACGGCCTGCATCAGTCCGCTTGGCGTTGAATAGAAAATGTTTATCGGCTGGAGTACTTGCCGTTGCAGGTTTTACGGAACCAAGTGCGCGGCGCGCGGCCTCGCGTATAGGTTCAAGTTCAGAAGGAAAATCGGTACGGAGCTTTTGCGGCATGGGAATAATATATAGACTACAAGGTCATCCTTGACTGTAGAAAGGCACCTTTTACACCGATTTGGCATCGGTGATTATGCCATTGGCCTAAATGTCGCTGAAGCGCGAGGATTTATGCCGGTCCGGTCTGTGACCAGGTTGATAAAGTCGAGCGCAGTCCCGTAGAATTTCTTAGCATTCTCAGGATCGGCCATTCTCGTGTATTCGAGACGCCTCTTCTTCTCGTGCAGCTTGCCGGGAGCACTTCTCGTGTTCTCGATCTCGGTAGGTTCGATTTCGTAAGGCGATGCGTGTGTCACCAGATTACGCCATTCCTGCATCTGCCCGACATGCTGGAACAGGCCATTACCTTTATCGATCCCGATACCAGCAGCGGACATCAGCATTTCCATCTTGTCCCAGAAGCGCCGCGCATTGCGATAACGCAGGAAGTCGAAATCTGAGAAGCGCTCGTGCGAGGGCATCGAGAAAGCGACCGATGCCGAAAAGCTCTCGATTGCAGCGAAAGATAGAACCATCCCTCCGGTAAAGAAGGAAAAGCCCATCGATAAGGTACCAGCCCTTGGCTGCTTGTCTGCTATCAAGCCCGCTTTGATCAGTTCGGCGGCGGCATGAAGCGTCAGATCCCAATCGTGGTTCTGCGCAGAATATTCGTATATCAAGTCGCTTCCTTTCCTTTGGAGGCTTCGGTCGTGCTGCCAGCCCGAACGCATCGACAACGCATCGCAATGAAATCTACCCATCGCGCGGAGTGAGTTCATGTCCCCGGACTAGATAATCCCTCGCATTGCTCGGGCGGCTTCACCTCCAAGGGGCCTCACGCCCCTCGCAGCAAGTAGCCCGCATGAGCGCAGCGATATGCGGGGATGGACCATTGTACCACCCCTGTGAGGTGGGGATGAAAGGGGGTGTGGATAGCCTTACCGAGCAATCAACGGTAGTATCGGCAGATTTTGACTGCGGTGGGGGTGAATTTGGTTCAGCTTGCCCAGACGTACATTCATTTGAAGCCATACAAGGTCGGCCAAAAACGCTTAAACAGTCTCGGTCGTCGTGCAGAGAAGATCGCGGTTAAGGCGGCGCTGGACATTTACGGCGGCGGCGTCACCGTCGATGTCCGGCTCGAAGAAGGGTCGCTGAAGACGTGGGTGTCTGTGGCAGGTGTGCTCACGGTTTACGGCGCGATCGCAGACTACAAGGGCTTTAAGGAAAGCATTCAGGAAATGTGCAAGGACGCCCGCGAATATAGCGTGGACGTGTGCGGCGCATTTACCGAGGCTGCCAAGGTCAATAAGGGCCAGGTCTACCGGGTCGAGCGGCGACTAAAGACACCCGGTAAGATCAACCGGGCGTTCAAGAAGATCGAACAGCTCGATAAGGCAGCCGAGTCCATGGGGATCGACAAGCTGCAAGCCCAGCTCAAGGACGTTCAAGACGATCTGCAGGAAATTTCTACGGAGCTCTCCGAAGAGGATCGGAAGAAAATGCGGCAGGCACTGATCTTCGAGAACCTGCCCATGCTGCGTGAGCGGCCGCCGAACTCGCGGCGGGTGGAGCCCGCGAAGGTCGCCAGAAAGCCCGACGAGGAAGAGCCGCTGTTGCTCGACGTTGAGCCAAGCATGGATCCTGGGAAGGTCCAGCACGAGGAGGAGCGGATGGTCTACCACCGGAAGATTCATGTGCCGCCGCGACCAAAAGGCCGGCGGCGGCTGACTGAACTAGTGAGGTCGATGGAAGCCATCGAACACGACAAATCGTGAAGCTTAAATTGCAGCGAGTAGCCCGCATGAGCGCAGCGATATGCGAGGATGGACCATTCCCGGATGTCGCTGGGATTACGGTGACAGTGCACTCAAATTCCGGGTAAGAATTTTATGCACTGTCACCGTAATTCGGGCCCAGAACTCTGTGTGCCTCATGCCCGACTCGCCCGAACGCTCAGCCACCGATCATCCGGCCTTCCGATGCACCGACGTACGTCGCTGACGATCCAGCCGGAGTCTGTGAGTGCGGACCGCAGGGCGGGCTCGCGCCAGTACGTCTCGACGTACCGCCGAGGCGCCGACGCGCTGCCGTGTGTGGACACATCCTCGCCATCGCCCTCTCTAACCGAGGCGTGCAGTCGGCCACCGGTCCGGGTCGCCTCGGCAAGCCGTCCAAGCACCGTGCCGAAATCCTCGCGCGCGACGTGAATTAGGCAGGCACAGGCCCAGATCCCGTCGTACGGCGTGCCGGGACGCTGCGGGTCGGTCAGGTCTTCGGTCAGCGGGTCCAGCAGGTCGGCCTCGAAGCCACTCTCGCGAAGCAGTTCGATGAAACCCTTCGAGATGTCGGTGCGCCGGACGCTCATCCCCCGCTTCTCGAGCTCTAGTGCATCTCGCCCGCCACCGCTTCCGATCTCCAGCACCCTGCCCGAGCCACCCAGCTCGGTCACGAACGCATCGATCTCTGTCGCGACCCATTCGGGCATCGCCGCGGCCTCCGCGGCGTACTCCGCCGCGACCGCGTCATAGGACAGCACGGTGTCCCGGTCGGTGCTCATGCCTGCGCTCCTCTCGATCTCGAACCTACGGCGGCCGCCAACGTGCCAACCGCGAACATGCCCGCGAATACGTTCAGCCGATGCGTGCGGATCCCTGCGGGGAGCGATCAGCAATGTAGTCCAGGATTACGGTGACAGTGCACTCAACTCCGGTAAGAATTTTATGCACTGTCACCGTAATACCAGGTCATCGAGGGGCATTCACTCCAATACCGGCCGGCAGTCCGGCTCTTCATGCAATATCTAGCACAACGTGCAGCGGACTGCGCGCCGATGTGCGGGAGGTGTCGGTCGAACGCGCATCAGCATTCTCGGGATGTTCTCAGGGACCGCTTTCTCGCCCCCGTCGTCGGCGCGATGCGCAGGATTGTCGCCCATGTGGCGCGCCGGCACCGGGCCGCCGCTATGACCCCACGATTTCGCCATACGCATCGTGTTGTTCGTCCGCACGACCCTTCCCGTCAGGCTAGCCTTCGGAAACATGGACATGGGCGGTGATTTCATTGGCCGCTGGCGTGGTGCGGGTAGCGGCAGGAGAACGGCATGGCAAGCGAAACCCGGACGGTACAGCGCGAAGGTGCTTGCTTGCGGCTCATTGCTGCTCTCGTGTGTCATCGTCGCTGGCATGGCGACGCAAGCGGCATTGGCGGAAATAGCCGCGCCGGCCGCGACACGCGTCGCTGATAACGAAAAAGAGCAGGGTGGGCCTGGCGTCGCGCAAGCATCCCACACGCAGAAGTCGGAACCCGAAACAGTCCTGCGACAGCCTGAGGTGCAGAAGCCAGCGCCGGAAGCTGCCGTTCAAATGCCGGAAGCACGGAAATCGAGCCACGAGGCCAAGGATTTACCTGTACCACAGCTCGTCTTGCCGGACGATCTGGCGAAGAAGATCGGCCAGAAGATCTGGCTGAATGAAACAGACGGAAAACGTGATGCGATCACGTCATGGAATGCGCACGAGGAATTTGCTTCCCTGGGCATCGGTCATTGCATCTGGTTTCCTGTCGGCAAATGGTTGCCTTTCGAGGAGAGCTTTCCGGCCCTGCTCGAATTCATGCGCAAGAAGAACGTGCGTTTGCCCGCCTGGCTGGACCAGACGCAAATTCCGGCCAACCCGTGGACAAGCCGGGCCGAGTTCAGGAAGAACTCCAACTCACCGCAGATGAAAGAGTTGAGGCAGTTTCTGCTCGACACCGTGGCGGAGCAGACGCAATTCATGGTGGCGCGGGCGCAAGGTGCGATGGAGAAGATCCTCAAGACGACGCCCGACGGCACGGAGCGCGAACATATCGTCATCCAGTTCACGCGCGTCATTCGCGCCTCCGAGAATTTTTATCCGCTGATCGACTACATCAACTTCAAGGGCGAGGGCACCAACCCGAACGAAGCCGCCATGGACAGGGAGACCGGGCGGCGGCAGGGTTGGGGTCTCAAGCAGGTGCTGCTCAGGATGAACGGTGATACCAGCGATCCGAAGGCCGTGCGCGCCGAATTCGCCGATGCGGCGCAGTTCGTCCTGCAGCAGAGGGTTCGCAACCTTCCATCCAACCGTGTCTTCGAGGTCGGCTGGCTGCGCCGCGTCGCGACCTACCGCCGCCCGATCGCGGATCCGGAATCGAGCCCCCAACGTGCTCTGAGGAAATCGTTGCGAGTGACGGCGGCTCAATAGCTTTCCTATGAAGGGGACAGTTGCCGTTTTTGCGTATGCGTGAGGCTGCTTGTCCCGCGACGTTCGTCAGGCAATCGCGGGTTGCGCCTCGCTGACGTCAGCCTTTGGCCCTCTTCGCCATCACCTTCTCATAAGCCGCCTGCAGCCGTTCGCCTACGCTGGCGGTGCATTTTGCCAACGCGTTTGTCCCGAACCTGTTCACCGAGGTAGGCAAGCAGCCGGTGCAGGCGCGCGCTGCCGTCCAGGGTCTTGCCCTTCCATATGGAGGGCCGATACCGATGCGCGTGCTTACCGCGATCGTCGCGGGCCAAACGCGGTCTGAAGTTCCTCATTTCGTCCGTACGTGGCACCGGGATTATGACTAATGTGCTCGGGCCGAGTGTGGCGAACCCGCTGCCCAACCTGCTGGAGGAACTGGACAGATCTGGGCGCTTTGTTCTCTATAAAATTCACCGCACGCCCTAGCCTGGTAAGGTCAATCGGAACCAGACCGTCCAACTTCGCCGTCAGCTGCCCTAAATATTGGCCGTCGACGCGGCACGAGGGTTGCCGTGTCTCTTTTGCCCAGTCGGCCGGGAGTACCGTACGAAAACGCTTCAGAAGGATCCGTCCTTATCGGTCGCGACAAGGCCACCTTAACCATCGGTGTTGTAGGCTTCCGCCCGTTCGACGGAGTGGACCTCTCAAATGGCGATCGATTCTAGGCCGATAAGCTACAGCATCGTCATCCCGGTATTCAACGAGGAAGCCGTGCTGCCGGTACTGCTGCGCCGGCTCGACCTGCTTCTTGCTCGGCTTCGCGAGCCCGCAGAAGCAATTTTCGTCGATGACGGCAGCAGCGATTCTAGTTCCATCGTGCTGCAAGCTCTCGCTAAGCGCGACCCACGCTTCCGGTATATCGGCCTCTCCCGCAATTTCGGCCATCAGGTCGCCATCACCGCTGGCATGGATGCGGCGCAAGGCAAAGCAATCGTCGTAATGGACGCCGACATGCAGGATCCGCCCGAAGTTGTCGAACAACTGATCGCCAAATGGGAGGAAGGTCACGATGTCGTCTATGCGCGCCGTCTGTCGCGCGCCGGCGAAAGCCGGTTCAAGCGCGCCACGGCCCATCTATTTTATCGGATCCTCGGTAGGATGACCGACGTCGGCATCCCTGCCGATGTCGGCGATTTCCGGCTCATCGACCGAAAGGTACTCGCCGTGTTGCGCCAGATGCCGGAGCGGGATCGTTTTGTGCGTGGCATGATCGCCTGGCTCGGCTTCCGGCAGACCGAAGTGACTTTCCATCGCCTTGAGCGCGCCGCCGGCGAAACTAAATATCCGCTGTTTAAAATGACGCGGCTTGCTGTGAACGCGGCGCTCGGATTCTCCGATGCACCTTTACGGTGGGCAATCTGGTGTGGGGTCGTGGTGTCGGGTCTGGCGCTGCTCTACGGCGGCTGGGTGCTAATGTTGTGGATGAGCAATGACAGCCATTTAGTCGCCGGCTGGTCCTCGACGATCGTCATCGTTTCGCTACTGTGCGGCATAAATATGCTGATGACGGGCATCGTTGGACTTTATGTAGGTCGCATTCATGCCGAAGTTAAAAGGCGCCCCCTCTATGTGGTGCAGAAGCGACTAGGCTTTGAGCGTGATCAGGCTACGCCGGCACACCCCGCGCTTAGAGAATTGCACGAATGAGTATGGCCGCATGAAAGAGCTTTTCGACAGCTACCGCAGCAACTACCGGGACGTTGTTCAATCCTCCATAAACTTCAGCGGCCTGCCGCACAGTTTCTTCATGCGCGCCAAAGCCGATCTGCTCCGCGAACTGATTGCGCAGCGGCTCGGGCCTCAAAAGCCCGCCATGCTCGATGTCGGCTGCGGCGTTGGCAGCTTTCATCCTTTGCTGCGCGGCATGGTCAGCCACCTGACTGGCATTGACGTTTCCCCGGCCAGCATCGCGCAAGCCCGCGCCGATAACCGCGATGTCGCCTATTACGCCTTTGGCGGCAGCAACCTTCCCTTCGACGCCGCAAGTTTCGATCTGGTGACCGCGATCTGCGTGTTGCATCACGTCGTGCCAGCCAACTGGCCGCATTTCATGAGTGAAATGCGGCGCGTTGTTCGGCCCGGGGGACTCGTTTGCGTCATCGAACACAATCCGCTCAATCCACTGACCCGTCTTGCCGTTGCACGTTGCGAATTCGACCGCGATGCCGTCTTGCTCGGCGCCAGCAAGGCGCGAAAATTGATGGCCTCCAGCGGCCTGCACGAGATCGGCACGCGCTACTTTTTGTTGTTGCCCTCAGAGGCTGAGCCGGCGCGGCGCGTCGATACTACTTTAAGTAATGTGCCACTCGGTGCGCAATACGCCGCTTTTGGCACTGCCTGAGCTAGTTTTTCGGCAAGTCTCGCCGCTTGTGCACCACCGCCACTTCGTCGCTATAGACACGGCGCCAGTCCGGCAAGCGGTCCAGTAGCGCTACCGCCGGTGTATTTGGCTGGAGCAGTGTCGCGTCGAGCTTGTACTGGTCGAGCAACTTGAGAAAATCGCCAAGGTCGGCAAGCGACACAGCGCTATTTTGCCGCACGATAAATTGGCCACCGAACAATTCGCCGCGGCCGTCAATGAAAGTAGGAATGCCGGAGAAAATTAGATAGCCGCCGAACGAGTAGTCGTTGAACACGGCTCTCGCCTTGGCGAGACCGGCACTAGCCACAGCCGCCTCCGGCGTATTGCGCGACGCCGGGCGTATATCCCGTACCTGCGCCAGCGCGGTTGCCACGACCATCACGCTCAAAGCCATCAGGGTCACGCCGCGCGCCGAGCCGCCCGCGTTATCCTCGGCTTGCGTGCCAAACTGCCGCGCCAGCGGCGCCGCCAGATACAGAGGCGCCAATAGGGCCAGCAGGTCTGCATTCCGCACCTGGGCCAGCGCAAAATGAAGCAAGCCGAGCACCACCAGCGCTCGCACCACCGGCAGAGTCACTCCGCGCGATAGCGCGAGAATGCCCGCTAGCAGCAGAAACTCAAAGTTATTGAAATGGCCAAAGTCCTGCGGCCTCCATTCAGCGATTAACATCAGCGCCTCGCCGAGGCCAAGGGTCTTGAGCGGCACTAGCAGCGGGGCCGGCCCGTAAGGCGTCAGGCAGGAAGCTGCAACCGCCAAGCAAGTGAAGGGCAGCCAGCGCAATAGGACGCGCGGCCATTCGCTGCGCTTCTCGTCGATCAGCGCCTCGAGCACGGCCGGGCCAATCAGCCCGAGCGCCAGCACGACGCTGCCATGCAGATTGGCCCACAGCACCAGCAGTGGGAGCGCCCAATAAGGTGGAGGCGTCGTACGCCGGTCCATGCTGCGCACCAGGGCCGCCGCCCATGTCACCATGATGGGCAGTGTCAGCACGTGCGGACGCGCAAGCAGATGCGGTGACAACAGTACGATCGCTGCCAGGACCATGAGCAGCGTCGGTGTGGGGGCCAGCTCGCGCAACAGGAACCGAGTCAGCAGACCGAGCGCGAGTGCGATCGCCGCCGCAGCCAACGCCACCACCCCGGCCCAGCCGGAAAGTGCATACATGGCCGCATAGACGATTTGCGACAGCCATTCGAACGTGATCCACGGCGCGCCATGCATGGAAAAGGAAAACGGGTCGCGGTCAGGCACTGCGCCGTGAGATATTATCCAGCGTCCGACCGCGATGTGCGAATAGGTGTCCGGATCGTTCAGGAGCTGCGGTCCAAGCGTCAACAGCAAGACATAGACGCCCGCGCCGACCAGCCAGGGCAATGCCGCGTGGATCGTCAATGATTTGGAGGCGCTGTGAATAGCGTGATCGCTCATGAGGAGACACGTTAAGATGGAAGTACTAATTCTTCTTTGCCCTTTTGGCTCAAATGGCAGCCGGTGGCGGACCTCCATGGAGGAAATCCGTCTTGCCGGGGATCGCTAAGTCACCCTTACGCCACGGCTCTCGCCGTCGGGCACGAACTGCAGTCGTTTAACGGACCGGCAGTCCGCCAAGACGGACGCCGTTAACCGCAGATTGATCTCACTGTAGCGCGAGGTCAGCTGACGCGGACGAGCGCCTGCGACGGCCTTATCGCTCGATCGAAGACGGCATCGTCTAATTCGACGACATCTTGCGAGACGCCCCAGCGTAGATGAAACCGATAACTACGTCTCCGCTGGAGCGCTATGACATGGCAGCCGCCGGCGCGCAGGCACCACCAAGAACATCCGAAGCCTACCAAAGCTACTACGAAGCAGACCTTGGTCTGGGCGCTGGCGCATTACGGCCCCAGATGGGATGCGCGTGGTTGATCCTCATACCTTGGCGGAGGCACGGCTCCAGGCATGGACGGCCTTCCTATTGAGAGGGGGTGACGAGGCTCGATAAGCAATCAGCCTTTTCGCAACGCGTCGCTCGAAAACCTCTGCACCCCCGCTCAGATCATCGTGCGTTGCCCGGCACCGGCGTGTTGAGCAACTGCTGCTCCCACAAATACGCGATGCCGCTGCCGCTGAAGTGCTGGATGAGAATCTCGGTCAGCTCCTCGACATGCTCGGTGCGCGCCCAATCGCGTTGCCATTCGCCAGCGAGCGCCATCACGGTCATCACGTTCGCGCCGGCCGCGATCATTCGCTGGATGGCAACTTCGTGAGACTCCTTCGAAATCCCGCCCGACGCGTCGGTGATCACGGTCACGTCCCAGCCTTCGCCGGCGGCCTGGATGACAGGCATTGCGACGCAGACCTCGGTCCACAGGCCCGCGATGATCAGCTGCTTGCGGCCGGTCGCCGTGACGACGTTCACCACATTCTCGTCCTGCCAGGTGTTCACCCAGGTGCGATCGATGACTTCCTGGTCCGGAAATACGTCGGTGATCTGCTTAAAGAGAAGTCCACCGCGCGCTGCGATCACGCTGGTGAGAATGGTCGGAACATTGAAGGCTTTTGCTAGCTTCGCCAGCGCGGTCGTGTTGTTGACCACAGCTTGCGGATCGTGGCTGTTCAGGTTCGCGAGCTGGTAGGGCTGGTGGTCGATCAGAACGAGTACCGAGTCTTCGGGACGAAGAAGCGAAGCAAGTCCGTTACGAGGGGTCATAAGACTTCCTTTCTCTGCCTATGGACGGCAATGGGTTCACGGGAGACATGCGCCAGCGGGCGACGTTGCCTGGACGCAATTTGCTGTTCCTTTCGGCGATGCGGTAGGGTCATAGTCAGGCCAACTGTGTCGCGAAGAGAGGAACGCCGAATTGGACATCGAAGATCTGCAAACATTCGTCGCAGTGGCCGATGCAGGGGGCGTTTCGGCCGCCGCGCGTCGGCTCGGCGTCTCCAAGTCAATCGTCAGTCGGCGGCTTTTCCGGGTAGAAGCGGAACTTGGCGTTCAGCTTCTTGCACGAACGACCCGCGGCGCCGCGCTTACGGAAGCGGGGATCACGTTCAGGGATCATGCGGCCCGAGCCAGCGCCGAGATCGATACGGCCAGGGAAACGATCCTCCCGACCGGTGAGCTGCGCGGCCGCCTGAGGGTTGCCATGCCGCTTTCTTTCGGCCCGACTCACTTCGCCCCAGTGCTTGCGGAAATGGCGCATCAGCACCCGAAGCTCCACATCCATACCTCCTACAGCGATCGCTTCGTCGATCTGATCGCCGAAGGTTTCGATTGCGCGATCCGGGTTGGTTACCTTCAGGATTCCAACCTGATCGCGAAGCGCGTCGGGCCGATCTATGGAAAGCTTGTCGCAAGCCCGGACTACATCAGAGCCCACGGTTCACCTGAGACGGTAGAGCAGCTCGTCAGCCATCAGGCCCTCATGCAAGGAACGGAAGCCTGGCAGTTCATGGATGGCGACAAGGTCGTCACGGTTCAGCCGCAGGGCAGGTTCAAGGCCGACAACGCTACGGCGCTTGCCGCTGCCGCGGCGGCAGGACTCGGCATCGCCTGGCTCCCCGATTGCATCACACACGAATATGTGGCCTCCGGCGCGCTGGTTCCGGTGATGACACGCCATCCCCCACCTTCGGCGGGCGTATATGTCGTCCGACCGCCGGGTAATCACCCCACACGGAAAGTCCGGGTCCTCATCGAAATGCTGATCGAGTACTTCGCACGAAATCCGGACGTTTGGGGGCTCGACCGTTAACGCACGAACGGCGCGAAGCCTTATTGAGGAATTGCGCTCGACAGTCGCTTCACTGCGAGCCGCTGAGCTCGACCACATTGCCCGCACGTTCCACTTACTGCGACACAGCTTGACGTATCACAGGGCTAGTTGGGCAGACGGTCGCTCGCCAGTTTAGGCATTCGTCGGGCCGAGAACGCTCTTCCCGCTCGCGCGGTCCGGACTGATCGAAATCGGGCATGCGCATCGGCAAGGGCGAGGCCTCCCGGAAACCCAAGAGAGGATGAGGCGCATGAGTTGGAACCCGGCAATCGAACCGGGCTGTCCCGATGAGGTTGGCCTCGACGCGATCGAAACGCTCATCGTCCCGCGCGCTCGAGACCTGGGCGGCTTCGAGGTTCGGCGCGCGCTGCCCGCACCCAAGCGGCAGATGGTCGGGCCATTCATCTTCTTCGATCAGGCCGGCCCCGCCGAGCTGTTGACCGGGCAAGGCGTCGATGTCCGACCGCATCCGCATATCGGTCTCGGCACCGTCACCTATCTATATCGCGGCGACTTCCATCACCGGGACAGCACCGGGGCAGACCGGATCATCCGTCCCGGCGAATTGAACTGGATGGTTGCCGGGCGCGGTGTCTCCCATTCCGAGCGCACATCAGCGGCCGCCCGAAGCGGTCCGAACAGCCTGTTCGGAATTCAGACCTGGCTGGCGCTGCCCGAGCGTCACGAGGATATGGCACCGATGTTCGAGCATCGTGGCAAGGAGGCGCTGCCGGTTATCGAGGATCGCGGCGTCTCGGTCCGGCTGATCCTCGGGGACGCCTATGGTGAGAAGGCCCCCGCGACAATGTACTCGGAGACGTTCTACGCCGACGTGAAGCTCCACGCGGGATGCCGGTTGCCGATGCCGCACGATCACGAGGATCGGGGCATCTACATCGTCGAAGGCTCGATCTCGATCGCCGGCCAGGATTTCGAGGCAGGTCGGATGATGGTCTTCCGTCCCGGCGACAGGATCACTGTCGCGGCCGGCGACAGAGGCGCGCGCCTGATGATCCTCGGCGGAGCGACCCTTCCGGGCCCTCGCTACATCTGGTGGAATTTCGTCGCGTCTTCGCAGGAGCGCATCGAGGAGGCCAAAGCCGAATGGCGCGCGCAGAACTGGGGCAAGGGGCGCTTCGATCTCCCGGTCGATGACCGGGATGAGCACATTCCTCTTCCGGACTGACCGGCGCTAATAACGTGATCGCCGGACAAGGCTCGGGCGGTCGAGGACATGAACGACGTCGCGTGCCGGCTGAATGCTGGATGGAGACAGGGAAAGTGAGCAACAAGTGGCCCCTCCTCGACTACCTCAGTTGGGGCGAGACGTGTTCCGCCTGCATCTATACTTGCAGATCGCCGGCAAGTATCGGCTGGCTATGCCGGAGGTGATTCCCTATGCTTTGCGGCACTCGAGCATCGTGCGCGGTCTCCGAAAGGGCTTGCCCATCCAACAGGTCGCCAAACTGCACAACACCTCAGTCAAAATGATCGAGCGGCACTACGCGAAATACATTGCGACCGCCTTGGAAGACCTCGCAAGGGCGGCAGTCGTGTCCCTGGTGCCGCGGAGTGATGGAAACGTGGGGCCGATGGGAAAACGCGCGTAGCCGCATCAGCCGTTGTCGCGTGACTCGCTGTTTTGCTGTCGGTTCGAACGATCGGAGACAAAGGAGAACAGTGCAGTGGCGGAGAGAGTGTCAGTCAATCCCCATTGAGAGATCAAGCATTTTCGACCTTCCTAGGCCAAAATCCACCGCTTGAGCTACCGCCCGTGGAGCTCATTTTCGCACCATTGGAAAGTGATCCACCCGCGCGCGAGAAGCTGGTCGGTCGGGCCTGAGACCTCCCAACCGCCGAATCCCTCGCATCCAATTGCGCGTGGACATGCCCTGCTCGCCACTTTTGGCCGAGAACATCGACATCGGCTAGGTAGGTGAACTTGCGTCGTCTACTCTATGATTGTCGCGCCAGAGCTCTTGATAACGTCTCCCCACTTTTCATTTTCATGCTTCATGAATAGTCCGAAATCCGGACCGAATACCGTACCGACTTCCGCGCCTGTCACTTCGAAGCTCTTTCGTACGCTCGGGCTCGACAGAGCCCGCTCAATGTCAGCAGTCACTTTGGATAAGATATCGGTTGGCGTTTTCGCCGGAGCCAACACCCCGAACCAGGAAGATGCCTCAAAACCAACCAATCCCGCCTCCTCAAATGTCGGCACATCGGGAAGTGAGCTCAATCGCTTGGGGCTTGCAACGGCCAAGGCGCGCACGGTGCCGGCCTGAACCTGCGGGATGACGGTTGGCAAGTTGTCGAAAAGAATGGGGACGTGGCCTGCAATAACATCATTCATCGCCGGCGCAGCACCCCGATACGGCACATGCCTTAGTTTGGCGCCCGACATCTTCTTGAATAATTCGGCCGCCAGATGGTGCGTCGATCCAATTCCAGACGAAGCGTAATTGAGCTCTTCGGTTCCGTGTTTCGCCAGATCCAAAAGCTCCCTGAGCGTTGAGGCGGGCACTTTTGGGTTGACTATCAAGACGATTGGAACGGTTGCCAACAGGGCAACAGGCACGAAGTCCCTCGCCGGATCAAACGGCAGCTTCTTGTAGAGCGATGGATTTATGGTAATTGGACCGGGTGAACTGACGAGATAGGTGTACCCATCAGCCGGCGCGTCAGCTGCCATCTGGGTACCGATATTTCCGCCCCCGCCAGGTTTGTTCTCGATGACGACCGGTTGTTGCCATATCTCACTAAGCGCCTGCGCCAGCATACGCGCCGCCGCGTC
This genomic window contains:
- a CDS encoding glycosyltransferase family 2 protein, with translation MAIDSRPISYSIVIPVFNEEAVLPVLLRRLDLLLARLREPAEAIFVDDGSSDSSSIVLQALAKRDPRFRYIGLSRNFGHQVAITAGMDAAQGKAIVVMDADMQDPPEVVEQLIAKWEEGHDVVYARRLSRAGESRFKRATAHLFYRILGRMTDVGIPADVGDFRLIDRKVLAVLRQMPERDRFVRGMIAWLGFRQTEVTFHRLERAAGETKYPLFKMTRLAVNAALGFSDAPLRWAIWCGVVVSGLALLYGGWVLMLWMSNDSHLVAGWSSTIVIVSLLCGINMLMTGIVGLYVGRIHAEVKRRPLYVVQKRLGFERDQATPAHPALRELHE
- a CDS encoding class I SAM-dependent methyltransferase; its protein translation is MSTDRDTVLSYDAVAAEYAAEAAAMPEWVATEIDAFVTELGGSGRVLEIGSGGGRDALELEKRGMSVRRTDISKGFIELLRESGFEADLLDPLTEDLTDPQRPGTPYDGIWACACLIHVAREDFGTVLGRLAEATRTGGRLHASVREGDGEDVSTHGSASAPRRYVETYWREPALRSALTDSGWIVSDVRRCIGRPDDRWLSVRASRA
- a CDS encoding LysR family transcriptional regulator; this encodes MDIEDLQTFVAVADAGGVSAAARRLGVSKSIVSRRLFRVEAELGVQLLARTTRGAALTEAGITFRDHAARASAEIDTARETILPTGELRGRLRVAMPLSFGPTHFAPVLAEMAHQHPKLHIHTSYSDRFVDLIAEGFDCAIRVGYLQDSNLIAKRVGPIYGKLVASPDYIRAHGSPETVEQLVSHQALMQGTEAWQFMDGDKVVTVQPQGRFKADNATALAAAAAAGLGIAWLPDCITHEYVASGALVPVMTRHPPPSAGVYVVRPPGNHPTRKVRVLIEMLIEYFARNPDVWGLDR
- a CDS encoding pirin family protein, with product MSWNPAIEPGCPDEVGLDAIETLIVPRARDLGGFEVRRALPAPKRQMVGPFIFFDQAGPAELLTGQGVDVRPHPHIGLGTVTYLYRGDFHHRDSTGADRIIRPGELNWMVAGRGVSHSERTSAAARSGPNSLFGIQTWLALPERHEDMAPMFEHRGKEALPVIEDRGVSVRLILGDAYGEKAPATMYSETFYADVKLHAGCRLPMPHDHEDRGIYIVEGSISIAGQDFEAGRMMVFRPGDRITVAAGDRGARLMILGGATLPGPRYIWWNFVASSQERIEEAKAEWRAQNWGKGRFDLPVDDRDEHIPLPD
- a CDS encoding Bug family tripartite tricarboxylate transporter substrate binding protein; amino-acid sequence: MLAQALSEIWQQPVVIENKPGGGGNIGTQMAADAPADGYTYLVSSPGPITINPSLYKKLPFDPARDFVPVALLATVPIVLIVNPKVPASTLRELLDLAKHGTEELNYASSGIGSTHHLAAELFKKMSGAKLRHVPYRGAAPAMNDVIAGHVPILFDNLPTVIPQVQAGTVRALAVASPKRLSSLPDVPTFEEAGLVGFEASSWFGVLAPAKTPTDILSKVTADIERALSSPSVRKSFEVTGAEVGTVFGPDFGLFMKHENEKWGDVIKSSGATIIE
- a CDS encoding class I SAM-dependent methyltransferase — translated: MKELFDSYRSNYRDVVQSSINFSGLPHSFFMRAKADLLRELIAQRLGPQKPAMLDVGCGVGSFHPLLRGMVSHLTGIDVSPASIAQARADNRDVAYYAFGGSNLPFDAASFDLVTAICVLHHVVPANWPHFMSEMRRVVRPGGLVCVIEHNPLNPLTRLAVARCEFDRDAVLLGASKARKLMASSGLHEIGTRYFLLLPSEAEPARRVDTTLSNVPLGAQYAAFGTA
- a CDS encoding hydrolase; protein product: MTPRNGLASLLRPEDSVLVLIDHQPYQLANLNSHDPQAVVNNTTALAKLAKAFNVPTILTSVIAARGGLLFKQITDVFPDQEVIDRTWVNTWQDENVVNVVTATGRKQLIIAGLWTEVCVAMPVIQAAGEGWDVTVITDASGGISKESHEVAIQRMIAAGANVMTVMALAGEWQRDWARTEHVEELTEILIQHFSGSGIAYLWEQQLLNTPVPGNAR